A DNA window from Mesorhizobium sp. C432A contains the following coding sequences:
- a CDS encoding substrate-binding domain-containing protein: protein MAAIAFVFLTATADARELRVCADPNNLPFSNAAGQGFENRIAEIVASDLGAKLTYTWWAQRRGFIRNTLKAGLCDLVPGTPSNLEMLRTTTPYYRSSYVFVTRRDGPDVASFNDPRLRDMRIGVQLIGDDGANSPPVQALGRRGIVGHLVGYPVYGDYSAPNPPARIVEAVASGEIDLAVVWGPLAGYFAARQKVPLRITPVAPRIDGPQLPMIYDISMGVRREDDALRGDVNGALSRHKGEIDALLSQYGVPRLDPSGSPVR from the coding sequence ATGGCCGCGATCGCCTTCGTGTTCTTGACGGCCACAGCCGACGCACGTGAGCTGAGGGTCTGCGCCGATCCGAACAACCTGCCGTTCTCCAACGCGGCAGGTCAGGGCTTCGAGAACAGGATCGCCGAAATCGTTGCGTCCGATCTCGGCGCCAAGCTGACCTATACCTGGTGGGCGCAGCGTCGCGGCTTCATCCGCAACACGCTGAAGGCGGGCCTGTGCGATCTCGTGCCGGGCACGCCGAGCAACCTCGAAATGCTGCGCACCACCACGCCCTACTACCGATCGTCCTATGTCTTCGTCACCCGCAGGGACGGCCCCGACGTAGCATCGTTCAATGATCCGCGGCTGCGCGACATGCGGATCGGTGTTCAGCTCATCGGCGACGATGGCGCCAATTCGCCTCCGGTCCAGGCGCTTGGCCGCCGCGGTATCGTCGGGCACCTCGTTGGCTATCCGGTCTATGGCGATTATTCCGCCCCCAACCCGCCGGCGCGCATCGTCGAAGCGGTGGCGAGTGGCGAGATCGACCTTGCCGTGGTCTGGGGCCCCCTCGCCGGCTACTTCGCCGCAAGGCAGAAGGTGCCGCTCCGCATCACGCCGGTTGCGCCCCGCATCGATGGACCGCAACTGCCGATGATCTATGACATCTCGATGGGCGTCCGCCGCGAAGACGATGCGCTGCGCGGCGATGTCAATGGCGCCCTGTCCAGGCACAAGGGCGAGATAGATGCCTTGCTGTCACAGTATGGCGTGCCCCGCCTCGATCCCTCGGGGAGCCCGGTGCGATGA
- a CDS encoding manganese catalase family protein, with protein sequence MFMHNKRLQYTVRVSEPNPRLACMIMEQFGGADGELAAAMRYFTQGLGEDDLGRRDMLLDIATEELSHLEVVGSIVTMLNKGLKAQLAEGQMKEADLYLMIGASGTTAKESILFGGAPALCDSAGVPWTAAYVDSRGEPTVDLRSNIAAEARAKIVYERLINITDDPGIKDALGFLMTREIAHQKSFEKALYAIENNFPSGKLPGVEKYASMYVNTSQGDGDVAGPWNSGEEWDRIDDLEEVMPVDGGDGLATVKLGAKDMKVVARMADRTLSDPASDPTTGADLGAGPGAGRTKNADFGGAASIQEAPAVAEAAVKRARRR encoded by the coding sequence ATGTTCATGCACAACAAGCGCCTGCAATACACCGTTCGCGTCTCGGAGCCGAATCCTCGCCTGGCCTGCATGATCATGGAACAGTTCGGCGGCGCCGATGGCGAGCTTGCAGCGGCCATGCGCTATTTCACGCAAGGGCTTGGCGAGGACGATCTTGGCCGTCGCGACATGTTGCTCGATATTGCGACCGAAGAACTCAGCCATCTCGAAGTGGTGGGATCAATCGTCACCATGCTCAACAAGGGGCTCAAGGCACAGCTGGCCGAGGGCCAAATGAAGGAAGCCGACCTTTACCTGATGATCGGCGCCAGCGGCACAACAGCCAAGGAATCAATTCTGTTCGGCGGCGCTCCCGCGCTGTGCGACTCAGCCGGCGTTCCCTGGACCGCGGCCTATGTCGACTCGCGCGGTGAACCTACGGTGGATTTGCGGTCGAATATCGCCGCCGAAGCCCGCGCCAAGATCGTTTACGAACGCCTCATCAACATCACCGACGACCCGGGAATCAAGGACGCGCTCGGCTTCCTGATGACCCGCGAGATCGCGCACCAGAAGTCGTTTGAGAAAGCACTCTACGCGATCGAAAACAATTTCCCTTCCGGCAAGCTCCCAGGCGTAGAGAAGTACGCCAGCATGTATGTCAACACCTCTCAAGGCGACGGCGATGTCGCTGGCCCATGGAATTCCGGCGAAGAGTGGGATCGGATCGATGACCTTGAAGAGGTGATGCCCGTCGACGGCGGAGACGGCCTGGCAACTGTCAAGCTGGGGGCCAAAGACATGAAGGTGGTGGCCAGGATGGCCGACCGTACGCTTTCCGATCCGGCTTCCGATCCGACAACAGGCGCTGATCTAGGAGCGGGCCCGGGAGCTGGCCGTACCAAGAACGCCGATTTCGGCGGCGCGGCAAGCATTCAGGAGGCCCCGGCCGTGGCAGAGGCTGCTGTCAAACGCGCACGTAGGCGTTAG
- a CDS encoding methanol/ethanol family PQQ-dependent dehydrogenase, with protein MKAMPQLALTRVDVERRTRKLAAGNSFGAILLVTLLACLLLLGAASEPPKTPAIVPPAAASPPDDGQWTMPAKNYASTRFSDLSEINEGNVKNLQVAFTFSTGVNKGQEAAPLVVGNTMYIVTPFPNFVYALDLSKPGAPMKWKYEPNPEPAAQGVACCDVVNRGVAFADGRIFFNTLDGHTIALDANTGKPIWNTHVGNINIGETITMAPLVVKGKVLVGNSGGEMGVRGWVKALDAGDGHVVWIAYSTGPDKDVLIGPDFKPHYDMDKGKDLGVTTWPPEAWKIGGGNMWGWISYDPDLNLIFHGTGNPGPWNPDLRPGDNKWTSGIFARDPDTGAAKWFYQWSPHDLHDYDGINEQILLDMTWQGKPRKVLIRPERNGYLYILDRTTGEVLSAKPFGPVNSSKGVDLKTGRLIVNPDKKTGTGKVVRDICPTASGLKDWQPSAFSPKTGLLYIPHNNLCMDEEGVEVNYIAGTPYVGMNVRMIPGPGGNRGAFTAWDIAAEKPAWSLKENLPVWSGAVVTAGDVVFYGTMEGWFKAVSAKTGDLLWQFKTSSGIIGQPITYRGPDGHQYVAILSGVGGWAGAIVSGDLDPRDATAALGFVNAMKDLKNATTSGGTLYVFRLP; from the coding sequence ATGAAAGCTATGCCGCAGTTGGCATTAACGCGCGTTGACGTAGAACGACGTACCCGCAAATTGGCAGCCGGGAATTCCTTTGGCGCTATCCTTCTGGTGACGCTGCTCGCATGCCTGCTGCTTCTGGGCGCTGCGTCCGAGCCTCCTAAAACACCAGCGATCGTACCGCCAGCCGCAGCTTCGCCACCCGATGACGGCCAATGGACGATGCCGGCCAAGAACTACGCGTCGACGCGCTTCAGCGACCTCTCCGAGATCAATGAAGGCAACGTCAAGAACCTGCAGGTCGCGTTCACGTTCTCGACAGGCGTGAACAAGGGCCAGGAAGCAGCGCCGCTGGTCGTCGGCAACACCATGTATATCGTGACGCCCTTTCCCAACTTCGTCTATGCGCTCGATCTCTCCAAGCCCGGCGCCCCGATGAAGTGGAAGTACGAACCCAATCCCGAGCCGGCGGCACAGGGAGTGGCCTGCTGCGACGTCGTCAACCGCGGGGTGGCATTCGCCGACGGGCGCATCTTTTTCAATACGCTGGACGGCCACACGATTGCCCTTGATGCGAACACGGGCAAGCCGATCTGGAACACTCATGTCGGCAACATCAACATCGGCGAGACCATCACCATGGCGCCGCTTGTGGTGAAGGGCAAAGTGCTGGTCGGCAATTCCGGCGGCGAGATGGGCGTTCGCGGCTGGGTAAAGGCGCTCGACGCCGGCGACGGTCATGTCGTCTGGATCGCCTATAGCACCGGGCCGGACAAGGACGTGCTGATCGGACCGGACTTCAAGCCGCACTACGACATGGACAAAGGCAAGGATCTTGGCGTCACGACGTGGCCGCCGGAAGCCTGGAAGATCGGCGGCGGCAACATGTGGGGCTGGATTTCCTATGATCCCGATCTGAACCTGATCTTCCACGGCACCGGCAATCCCGGACCATGGAATCCGGATTTGCGGCCGGGCGACAACAAGTGGACGTCTGGCATTTTCGCGCGCGATCCCGACACCGGCGCGGCGAAATGGTTCTATCAGTGGAGCCCGCACGACCTCCACGATTATGACGGCATCAACGAGCAGATCCTGCTCGACATGACCTGGCAGGGCAAGCCGCGCAAGGTGCTGATCCGGCCGGAGCGCAACGGCTATCTCTACATCCTCGACCGGACCACCGGCGAGGTGCTGTCGGCAAAACCCTTTGGTCCGGTCAACTCCAGCAAAGGCGTGGATCTGAAAACCGGCCGGCTGATCGTAAATCCGGACAAGAAGACCGGCACCGGCAAGGTCGTTCGCGATATCTGTCCGACGGCGTCTGGCCTCAAGGACTGGCAGCCTTCCGCGTTCTCGCCGAAGACCGGCCTGCTCTACATCCCGCACAACAATCTGTGCATGGATGAAGAAGGCGTCGAGGTGAACTACATCGCCGGCACGCCCTATGTGGGCATGAACGTCCGCATGATACCAGGGCCTGGCGGCAATCGCGGCGCCTTCACCGCCTGGGACATCGCCGCAGAGAAACCGGCCTGGAGCCTCAAGGAGAATCTCCCGGTGTGGAGCGGCGCGGTAGTGACCGCCGGCGACGTTGTCTTCTATGGCACGATGGAAGGCTGGTTCAAGGCGGTCAGCGCCAAGACCGGAGACCTGCTTTGGCAGTTCAAGACCTCGTCCGGGATCATCGGCCAGCCCATCACCTATCGCGGTCCCGACGGGCACCAATATGTCGCCATCCTCTCAGGCGTCGGCGGCTGGGCCGGCGCCATTGTATCGGGCGATCTTGACCCGCGTGACGCCACCGCCGCGCTCGGTTTCGTCAATGCCATGAAGGATCTGAAGAACGCGACAACCTCGGGAGGCACGCTTTATGTGTTCCGGCTGCCTTGA
- a CDS encoding c-type cytochrome, with product MRAAVAMLLFPVLALAACQREERDTRPQSALGSGEQPTPVTTLEPGGQRPPASDNKAASFEANAFHMSEGKRLFGWFNCSGCHANGGGGMGPALMDQKWLYGSSIESIHATIRDGRPNGMPSFRDKIPDDQIWELAAFVRSLSGNAPSSAAPQRNDDMMAHPSENRMPDAATLGKSP from the coding sequence ATGAGAGCCGCGGTGGCCATGCTCCTGTTTCCAGTCCTGGCGCTCGCTGCCTGCCAGCGCGAGGAACGTGACACGCGCCCGCAATCGGCGCTCGGATCGGGCGAGCAGCCGACGCCTGTGACCACGCTGGAGCCCGGCGGACAGCGCCCCCCCGCCAGCGACAACAAGGCGGCGAGCTTCGAGGCCAACGCCTTCCACATGAGCGAAGGGAAACGGCTTTTCGGCTGGTTCAACTGTTCGGGATGCCACGCCAATGGCGGCGGCGGCATGGGGCCGGCCCTGATGGACCAGAAGTGGCTCTATGGCAGCTCGATCGAAAGCATCCATGCCACGATCCGCGACGGTCGGCCAAACGGCATGCCGAGCTTCCGCGACAAGATTCCCGACGACCAGATCTGGGAGCTTGCGGCTTTCGTGCGCTCGCTGAGCGGCAACGCGCCGTCTTCCGCCGCGCCGCAACGCAATGACGACATGATGGCGCATCCGTCGGAAAACCGCATGCCCGACGCGGCCACGCTGGGGAAGTCGCCGTGA
- a CDS encoding heme-binding protein, giving the protein MYRSQLFVPLFGLLVLMGGLFHGHDAMAQEPCPADHDKLLAALKANVKASGGPANGGFETNEWAAIVARDGTVCAIAFSGPTPDSQWPGSRLIAAEKANTANGLSLAQMALSTANLYAGVQPGGPLFGLQETNPVNQAAAYTGDPKTFGSAGDPLVGKPIGGVVVFGGGLALYDGKSIVGGLGVSGDSSCADHNVAWRIRAALGFDKVPAGVNPNRKDAIVYDLDPGGKSASGWGHPLCAGTEADIAAELGAGVGGSINK; this is encoded by the coding sequence ATGTATCGCTCGCAGCTTTTCGTACCTCTTTTTGGCCTGCTGGTGCTGATGGGTGGCCTGTTCCATGGGCACGATGCCATGGCGCAGGAGCCCTGTCCGGCCGATCACGATAAGCTGCTTGCAGCCCTCAAAGCCAACGTGAAGGCAAGCGGCGGACCAGCCAATGGCGGCTTTGAAACCAACGAATGGGCAGCCATCGTTGCCCGTGACGGCACTGTCTGCGCGATTGCGTTCAGCGGCCCCACCCCCGACTCGCAATGGCCGGGAAGTCGGCTCATAGCAGCGGAGAAAGCCAACACGGCCAACGGTCTCAGCCTGGCTCAGATGGCCCTCTCTACGGCCAATCTCTATGCGGGGGTGCAGCCGGGCGGGCCGCTATTTGGCCTGCAGGAGACCAATCCCGTCAACCAGGCCGCGGCCTATACGGGCGATCCCAAAACGTTCGGAAGCGCCGGCGACCCGCTCGTCGGCAAGCCGATCGGAGGCGTCGTGGTGTTTGGCGGCGGGCTTGCCCTCTACGACGGCAAGAGCATTGTCGGCGGCCTCGGCGTTTCAGGCGATTCCTCATGCGCCGATCACAATGTCGCCTGGCGTATCCGCGCGGCGCTCGGCTTCGACAAGGTCCCGGCAGGCGTCAATCCAAATCGCAAGGATGCCATTGTCTACGATCTGGACCCCGGCGGCAAAAGCGCTTCAGGCTGGGGCCATCCGCTTTGCGCCGGAACGGAGGCCGACATCGCCGCCGAACTCGGCGCCGGCGTGGGAGGCTCGATCAATAAATGA
- a CDS encoding chemotaxis protein CheB, which yields MATAAPRSDSERAGQPDKVRPDGCKNRCIVTIGASAGGVDALKRLVRDLSPDIPAALLVVQHVGPTSYLGDILGRAANMPVANASNGMKVKNGHIFVAPPGAHLLLHDDHMLLRRGPRENLARPAIDPLFRSAACSFGGSVIGVVLTGSLSDGTAGLHAIKMCGGVSVVQDPGDAAVPDMPLSALQNVEIDHCVPLSEMAGLLHRLASEIAGPTPEIPSGIRLEAAIAAQEHSTMELTEGQLGAPSTFVCPECHGPLWEIEDGPITRYRCHTGHAFGADVLMQAQADDAEQALWSLLRANQQRAELAKRTAKREAARERHSLASQMAARAAEYEADAKLIEEIIHRRTP from the coding sequence ATGGCCACCGCCGCACCACGATCAGATTCGGAGCGTGCGGGCCAGCCGGACAAGGTCCGTCCCGACGGTTGCAAGAACCGGTGCATCGTGACAATCGGAGCATCGGCCGGCGGCGTCGACGCGCTGAAGAGACTTGTCCGCGATCTTTCGCCGGACATTCCGGCGGCTCTCCTCGTCGTACAGCACGTTGGTCCCACGAGTTACCTCGGCGACATTCTCGGTCGCGCTGCCAACATGCCCGTTGCAAATGCCTCCAACGGCATGAAGGTTAAAAACGGGCACATCTTCGTTGCACCGCCCGGAGCTCACCTTCTGTTACATGACGATCATATGCTGCTGCGGCGCGGGCCGCGCGAGAACCTGGCGCGCCCCGCCATCGACCCCCTGTTTCGATCGGCGGCCTGCAGCTTTGGCGGCAGCGTGATCGGCGTCGTGCTCACAGGCAGCCTCTCCGACGGCACCGCCGGCCTGCACGCAATCAAGATGTGCGGAGGCGTCAGCGTAGTCCAGGACCCCGGCGACGCTGCAGTACCCGACATGCCGCTGAGCGCCTTGCAGAATGTGGAAATCGACCATTGCGTCCCTCTGTCCGAAATGGCTGGCCTGTTGCACAGGCTTGCTTCCGAAATCGCAGGACCGACACCAGAAATCCCGTCCGGCATCCGCCTTGAGGCAGCGATTGCAGCTCAGGAGCACAGCACAATGGAACTGACCGAAGGCCAGCTTGGCGCCCCCTCGACATTTGTCTGCCCCGAATGTCATGGCCCCCTATGGGAGATAGAAGACGGGCCGATTACCCGTTACCGCTGCCACACCGGACATGCGTTCGGGGCAGACGTTTTGATGCAGGCCCAGGCTGACGATGCGGAGCAGGCTCTTTGGAGCCTTTTAAGAGCGAACCAGCAGCGGGCTGAGTTGGCGAAACGTACGGCAAAACGCGAAGCCGCGCGGGAAAGACACAGCCTGGCCAGCCAAATGGCTGCGCGGGCCGCGGAGTACGAAGCCGACGCGAAACTTATTGAAGAGATCATCCATCGTCGAACGCCGTGA